A genomic window from Dictyoglomus sp. NZ13-RE01 includes:
- a CDS encoding polysaccharide biosynthesis protein: MEKIPMSSPDIDESDIQAVVEVLKSGRLSLGPKTKEFEELMAKYVGVKYAVAVSSGTTALHTIVRALGIGEGDEVLVPSFTFCASVNVILYERAIPVFVDIESETYNLDPEDLERKITKRTKAIMVVDVFGHPAEWDEILRIADKYNLKVIDDSCEALGAEYKGKKIGQFGSAGAFAFYPNKQITTGEGGIIVTDDENIAKMARSLRNQGRGEMGAWLHHERLGYNYRMDEMSAALGVSQLKRIESFLQKREKVAQMYTEKLKKFSWVRPPKVKPYVRMSWFVYVITLENGIDRDKVIEEMAKEGIPARGYFSPIHLQPYMREMFGYKGGELPVTENIAKRTLALPFHNNLTEEEIDEVIRVLEKAVMSVVS, encoded by the coding sequence ATGGAAAAAATACCTATGTCTTCACCTGATATTGATGAGTCTGATATTCAGGCGGTAGTTGAGGTTTTAAAATCTGGGAGGTTATCTTTAGGACCAAAAACAAAGGAATTTGAAGAGCTTATGGCGAAATATGTTGGGGTAAAATATGCAGTTGCAGTTAGCTCTGGAACAACCGCTCTTCATACAATTGTTAGAGCCTTAGGGATAGGGGAAGGGGATGAGGTTTTAGTTCCTTCTTTTACCTTTTGTGCCAGTGTGAATGTTATTCTTTATGAGAGAGCTATTCCTGTTTTTGTAGATATAGAGTCAGAGACATATAATCTTGATCCAGAAGATTTAGAGAGAAAGATTACAAAAAGGACAAAAGCAATAATGGTGGTAGATGTTTTTGGTCATCCTGCAGAGTGGGATGAAATATTAAGGATTGCGGATAAATACAATTTAAAAGTTATAGATGATTCCTGTGAGGCATTAGGAGCAGAGTATAAGGGAAAAAAGATTGGGCAATTTGGATCTGCAGGTGCTTTTGCCTTTTATCCGAATAAGCAGATAACAACAGGTGAAGGTGGAATAATAGTAACAGATGATGAAAATATAGCTAAGATGGCAAGAAGTTTGAGAAATCAGGGAAGGGGAGAGATGGGCGCATGGCTTCATCATGAAAGGTTAGGATATAATTACAGGATGGACGAAATGTCTGCCGCTCTTGGAGTGTCCCAATTAAAAAGAATTGAGAGTTTTTTACAAAAGAGAGAAAAAGTTGCTCAAATGTATACAGAAAAGCTTAAAAAATTTTCTTGGGTAAGACCTCCTAAGGTAAAGCCATATGTTCGTATGAGCTGGTTTGTGTACGTAATTACTTTGGAAAATGGGATTGATAGAGATAAAGTTATTGAAGAGATGGCAAAAGAGGGAATTCCAGCACGGGGATATTTTTCACCAATACATTTACAGCCATATATGAGAGAGATGTTTGGATATAAAGGAGGAGAACTTCCTGTAACAGAAAATATTGCAAAGAGGACTTTGGCTTTGCCCTTTCACAATAATTTGACTGAGGAAGAGATAGATGAGGTAATAAGAGTTTTGGAAAAGGCAGTAATGTCAGTAGTAAGTTGA